From the Acidicapsa ligni genome, one window contains:
- a CDS encoding HD domain-containing protein, with product MTTSLNNTAIPDSKLAGEATAILREHGTSLIYNHSLRVYLFAAEQGRRQKLRFDAELLYISAAFHDLGLIKKFSSPTERFEVDGANAARQFLTAHNIPEEQVQTAWEAIALHTTPGITQYMKPEVALLFTGVGLDVLGEGFDNFPPNLREEIVRAYPRENFKEGIVQAFFGGFAHKPDSTWGTVKADVVERFIPGYKSPNFCDLIANSPFPNS from the coding sequence ATGACCACCTCTCTCAACAACACCGCCATTCCCGACAGCAAACTCGCCGGCGAAGCTACCGCCATCCTCCGCGAACACGGCACCAGCCTCATCTACAACCATTCACTCCGCGTCTACCTCTTCGCCGCCGAACAAGGCCGCAGGCAAAAGCTTCGCTTCGACGCCGAGCTTCTCTACATCAGCGCAGCCTTCCACGATCTCGGACTTATCAAGAAATTCTCCAGCCCCACCGAGCGCTTTGAAGTAGACGGAGCAAACGCCGCCCGCCAATTCCTGACCGCCCACAACATTCCAGAAGAACAAGTCCAGACCGCCTGGGAAGCCATCGCCCTCCACACCACACCCGGCATCACCCAGTACATGAAGCCCGAAGTCGCCCTCTTATTCACCGGCGTAGGCCTCGACGTTCTCGGCGAAGGCTTTGACAACTTTCCCCCAAACCTTCGCGAAGAAATCGTCCGCGCCTACCCCCGTGAAAACTTCAAAGAAGGCATCGTTCAAGCCTTCTTCGGCGGCTTCGCCCACAAGCCAGACTCCACCTGGGGCACCGTCAAAGCCGACGTAGTAGAACGCTTCATCCCCGGTTACAAAAGCCCCAATTTCTGCGATCTGATCGCTAACTCACCCTTCCCAAATTCGTAA
- a CDS encoding putative toxin-antitoxin system toxin component, PIN family, translating into MRLNPRHYVLDTSVIVSALRSRHGASNALLLLAQKQKFKIVASPPLFLEYEDVLLRPEQRLTHGLSIEEVNSFLAELAAIIIPVDIHFQWRPQVGDPGDEMVLEAAINGRANALVTHNIRHFAPAALRFQLSVLTPQQALMEISS; encoded by the coding sequence GTGAGGCTTAATCCAAGGCATTATGTACTAGATACCTCGGTAATCGTATCCGCACTGCGGAGCCGGCACGGAGCCTCCAACGCATTGCTGCTACTGGCGCAGAAGCAAAAATTCAAAATTGTCGCCAGCCCTCCATTATTCCTCGAATATGAGGATGTACTTCTCAGGCCGGAGCAACGGCTCACTCATGGCCTTTCCATTGAAGAGGTGAACAGCTTTCTGGCCGAGTTAGCGGCGATCATCATCCCGGTGGACATTCACTTCCAATGGCGTCCACAAGTTGGCGATCCGGGGGATGAAATGGTTCTGGAGGCAGCAATCAACGGTCGCGCCAATGCACTGGTAACTCACAATATCCGCCACTTCGCACCGGCAGCTTTACGCTTTCAGCTCTCCGTACTCACACCGCAACAAGCACTGATGGAGATTTCCTCATGA
- a CDS encoding carotenoid biosynthesis protein: protein MKRLITALAWVLFAGVMYLILTEAVGPWLRLPGLGNVGFTVVFVLFALVHCVALEGGRRTAVFFGVSAVVSYCMEEFGVRSGVIYGSYHYGESLGAKLGDVPVLIPLAWFMMIYPSWMVGRALLRGIDTRTVTGITALAAVSAFVMTGWDMVMDPGMAKDGNWVWEKGGAYFGVPRHNYLGWLATTFIVYLIAGWLWRGVSDARVNTRLFEALPVMVYGFFAVRYVAENQIPALQLVALFSMGVPALVAGVRVWLGDEGLKNLGAERPHA from the coding sequence TTGAAGCGACTGATTACGGCGCTGGCGTGGGTGTTGTTTGCCGGGGTGATGTATCTCATCCTGACGGAGGCGGTTGGGCCGTGGTTGAGGCTGCCGGGGCTTGGGAATGTTGGATTCACAGTGGTGTTTGTTTTATTTGCTCTGGTGCATTGCGTGGCGCTTGAGGGCGGGCGGCGGACGGCGGTGTTTTTTGGTGTGTCCGCAGTGGTCTCTTATTGCATGGAAGAGTTTGGGGTGCGGTCGGGAGTTATCTATGGGAGTTATCACTACGGGGAGTCACTCGGAGCTAAGTTAGGGGATGTGCCGGTGTTGATTCCGCTGGCGTGGTTCATGATGATTTATCCATCGTGGATGGTGGGGCGGGCTTTGTTGAGGGGCATCGATACGCGCACGGTTACTGGAATTACTGCGCTGGCGGCTGTGTCCGCGTTTGTGATGACGGGCTGGGATATGGTTATGGATCCGGGGATGGCTAAGGATGGTAACTGGGTTTGGGAAAAGGGCGGGGCTTACTTTGGGGTTCCGCGACATAACTACCTGGGATGGCTGGCTACTACTTTTATTGTTTACCTGATTGCCGGATGGCTTTGGCGTGGAGTTAGCGACGCGCGTGTGAATACGCGGTTGTTTGAGGCGCTGCCGGTGATGGTTTATGGGTTCTTTGCGGTGCGGTATGTGGCTGAGAATCAGATTCCGGCGTTGCAGTTGGTGGCTTTGTTTTCTATGGGGGTTCCTGCGCTGGTGGCTGGGGTGCGGGTTTGGTTGGGGGATGAGGGGTTGAAGAATCTCGGGGCCGAAAGGCCCCACGCGTAA
- a CDS encoding GlxA family transcriptional regulator: protein MRRIVITGPAPVQILDVTGPLEVFGSAPGYEVVLATPENDGVLRTHRGVSLTGAVPLSALADTTIDTLMIAGGLGAESGIYDEGYLQWIADAAGRSRRVASICTGAFLLAAAGLLDGRQAVTHWAFCDRLAREFPKVEVLRDPIYLRDMARDGDGHGGGVPIYTSAGITAGIDLSLAMVEEDHGHAVALEVARMLVMFLVRPGGQAQFSHMLSHQAGDSLPLRELQVWMLEHLRDHLTVELLAERIGMSARHFTRVCLRETGMNPGQFVDRMRVEAAQRMMDSSAMGLKGIADACGFQSADSMRRTFLREIGVTAGEYARRFTRREIQSTD from the coding sequence ATGCGAAGGATTGTGATTACCGGGCCTGCTCCGGTGCAGATTTTGGATGTGACCGGGCCGCTGGAAGTGTTTGGCAGCGCGCCGGGGTATGAGGTGGTGCTGGCTACTCCAGAGAACGATGGGGTACTGAGAACGCATCGCGGGGTTTCGCTGACCGGGGCGGTGCCGCTGAGTGCGTTGGCGGATACGACGATCGACACGCTTATGATCGCGGGCGGGCTCGGGGCGGAGAGTGGGATTTATGACGAGGGCTATCTGCAATGGATTGCGGATGCGGCGGGACGTTCGCGGAGGGTGGCTTCGATCTGTACCGGGGCATTTTTGCTGGCGGCTGCGGGGTTGCTGGATGGGCGGCAGGCGGTGACGCACTGGGCATTCTGCGATCGGTTGGCGCGGGAGTTTCCGAAAGTCGAGGTATTGCGCGATCCGATCTATTTACGGGATATGGCAAGAGATGGGGACGGGCATGGGGGTGGAGTCCCGATCTATACTTCGGCGGGAATTACGGCGGGCATCGATCTATCGCTGGCGATGGTGGAGGAAGATCATGGGCATGCGGTTGCGCTGGAGGTGGCGCGAATGCTGGTGATGTTCCTGGTGCGGCCGGGTGGACAGGCACAGTTCAGCCATATGCTTTCGCATCAGGCGGGCGATTCGTTGCCGCTGCGGGAGTTGCAGGTGTGGATGCTGGAGCATTTGCGGGATCATCTGACGGTTGAATTGCTGGCGGAGCGGATTGGGATGAGTGCGCGGCACTTTACGCGGGTTTGCTTGCGGGAGACGGGGATGAATCCGGGACAGTTTGTGGACCGGATGCGGGTGGAAGCGGCGCAGCGGATGATGGACAGCTCGGCGATGGGGTTGAAGGGTATTGCGGATGCTTGCGGGTTTCAAAGCGCGGACTCGATGCGGCGGACGTTTTTGCGGGAGATTGGAGTGACCGCCGGAGAGTATGCACGGCGGTTCACGCGGAGAGAGATCCAGAGTACGGACTAG
- the alaC gene encoding alanine transaminase yields the protein MDEFSRDHFSRIRRLPPYVFNITGEMKVAARRRGEDIIDFGMGNPDGATPKHIVDKMIEATLKPVTHRYSVSKGIPRLRRAIANWYKTRYDVDLDPMSETIVTIGSKEGIAHLCLAILDSNDTVVVPNPSYPIHIYGPVIAGAHVVSVPIHNQEQFLAELENLIPRMQPRPKALIVNFPSNPTTECVELPFLARLVEMAREFGFYLIHDLAYADIAFDGYKPPSVLQVPGAKDVAVEFFTLSKSYNMPGWRVGFMVGNPTLVNALGRLKSYFDYGTFTPIQVASILALEGPQACVGDICEIYRKRRDVLVEGLNKIGWQVALPKATMFVWARIPEQFRGLGSLEFSKLLLTEAKVAVSPGIGFGEYGDGHVRFSLIENEERTRQALRGMKGLLMGRVSV from the coding sequence ATGGACGAGTTTAGCCGGGATCACTTTTCGCGAATCAGGCGGTTGCCTCCGTATGTTTTCAACATTACGGGGGAGATGAAGGTGGCTGCGCGGAGGCGCGGCGAGGACATTATCGACTTTGGGATGGGGAATCCTGATGGGGCTACGCCGAAGCATATTGTCGACAAGATGATAGAGGCTACGCTGAAGCCGGTTACGCATCGGTACTCGGTTTCTAAGGGGATTCCGCGGCTGCGGCGGGCGATTGCGAACTGGTACAAGACGCGCTATGACGTGGATCTCGATCCGATGTCGGAGACGATTGTGACCATTGGGTCGAAGGAAGGGATTGCGCATCTGTGCCTGGCGATTCTGGACTCGAACGATACGGTGGTGGTGCCGAATCCCAGTTACCCGATTCATATCTATGGGCCGGTGATTGCGGGGGCGCATGTGGTGAGTGTGCCGATTCATAATCAAGAGCAGTTTTTGGCGGAGCTGGAGAACCTGATTCCGAGGATGCAGCCGAGGCCGAAGGCGCTGATTGTCAACTTCCCTTCCAATCCGACGACGGAGTGTGTGGAGCTGCCTTTCCTGGCGCGGCTGGTGGAGATGGCGCGGGAGTTTGGGTTTTACCTGATTCACGACCTGGCTTATGCGGATATTGCGTTTGATGGATATAAGCCGCCGAGTGTGTTGCAGGTTCCTGGGGCGAAGGATGTTGCGGTTGAGTTCTTTACGCTGTCGAAGAGCTACAACATGCCGGGATGGCGGGTTGGGTTCATGGTTGGGAATCCGACGCTGGTGAATGCGTTGGGGCGGTTGAAGAGCTATTTCGATTACGGGACGTTTACGCCGATCCAAGTGGCTTCGATATTGGCGCTGGAAGGTCCGCAGGCTTGTGTGGGGGATATTTGCGAGATTTATCGCAAGCGGCGCGATGTTTTAGTCGAGGGACTGAACAAAATTGGGTGGCAGGTGGCTTTGCCGAAGGCGACGATGTTTGTGTGGGCGAGGATTCCGGAGCAGTTTCGCGGGCTGGGGTCGTTGGAGTTCAGCAAGCTGTTGTTGACCGAGGCGAAGGTTGCGGTGAGCCCGGGTATTGGGTTTGGGGAGTATGGGGATGGGCATGTCCGGTTTTCTTTGATTGAGAATGAGGAGCGGACGCGGCAGGCTTTGCGGGGGATGAAGGGGTTGTTGATGGGAAGGGTTTCGGTTTAA